The segment ATGTGCAAGGGGAAGAGGAAATAACCGTAACTTCCTTTGAAAAAGTAAGTGAATTTATGAAAGAAAAACTAAGTGGGTGAGGTCATGACAAACATTGGAATTGTCAGTGTCGGCACATTTATTCCAGAAAATTTCATGACCAGCAAGGAAATTGCCGAAAAATCTGGAATACCTATAGAGGTGGTGGAAGGAAAACTTGGCATAAAATCCAAGCCTGTCGCCTCTTCTGGGGATCATACTTGTGAAATGGGTATAAAAGCTGCACTAATAGCCTTGGAAAAGGGGGATGTTGCTCCGGAAGAAATAGACCTGATCATCTATATCGGAGAAGAGCATAAGGAATATCCTTTATGGACGGCAGCCCTTTATATGCAAAAACAGCTTGGGGCGGTAAATGCAGTTGGATTTGATATGGCGTTGCGTTGTGGAACCACGATAATGGGGATGAAGCTGGCAAAGGACATGATGGTAGCGGATGAATCCCTTAGGACCGTCTTGCTTGCAGGTGGTTATCGCAATGAAGATTTTATTGATTATACAAACCCTCGCACCCGTTTCATGTATAACCTTGGATCAGGAGGGGGTGCCATCCTGTTAAAAAAGAACTATGGGAAAAATGCGGTATTGTCATCCCATCTTATTACGGACGGTTCCTTTTCAGAAGACGTTGTCGTAGTTGCCGGTGGAACGAAATACCCCATTTCAGCAGAAGCTTTGGAATTAAAGAAAAATACGCTGGATGTACTGGACCCGGAAGGGATGAAATCAAGACTAGAAGAAAAATCAATGAATAATTTCCTGAAAGTGATAAGAGAGTCATTATCAAAAAGCGGCTTTACCCAAGAGAATGTAGATTATCTCGGAATTCTTCATATGAAAAAATCTGCCCATGATTATGTCCTTCAGGAACTTGGCTTGACGGAACATCAATCTATCTATCTAGAAAACTATGGCCACATCGGGCAAATTGATCAGATTCTTTCCTTAGAGCTTGCTTTGCAGCAGGACAGAATTAAAGATGGTGACATCATTGTACTTGTGAGTGCAGGTATAGGCTATGCGTGGGGAGCAACCACTATTCAATGGGGGAAACCTTAAAGGAGGTTTAAATAATGATCGTACAAAAGAAAGTGAAACTGCCGAATGGGGAGACGTACGGCTATAGGGAACGGGAAGGTGCCGGGGAAACCATAGTCCTCATCCATGGGAATATGACTTCTTCCAAGCATTGGGACCTCCTGATGGAAAACATAGATTCTTCTTTTCACCTTGTCGCAGTGGACATGAGGGGGTTCGGTGAATCCACTTATAACGAGAAAATATATTCCATCAAGGACTTGGCAACTGACATTAAACTGTTCGTGAACGAGTTGGCGCTTTCTGGCTTTACGATTGCAGGTTGGTCGACTGGTGGGGCTGTGGCTATGCAGTTCATTTCCGATCATCCAGGATATGCGGAAAAGCTTATTTTGCTTGCTTCCGCATCCACAAGAGGATATCCGATGTTCGAGACCGGTGAAAGCGGACAACCGGATTTTGATAAAAGATTATCAAGCTATGACCAGGTATTGGAAGACAAGACAAGGACCATCACCATTTCCAAGGCTTATGAATCACGGAATAAGGATGTACTTAGAATGATTTGGGACTATGCCATTTACCATGATAATAAACCGGAAGCTGCCCGTTATGAGGCATATCTGGAGGATATGTTGACACAACGTAACTATCCAGAAATATTGCATGCACTTAATACATTCAATATCAGTACCCAGCATAACGGCTTGAAAGAAGGTACTGGTGAAGCGAAAAATATCAATATCCCTGTACTCGTTTTGGCAGGAGAAAAAGACCTTGTCATTTCAGAACAGATGGCAAACGAAATAGTGGAGGATCTTGGTGAAGTGGCGAAGCTTGTTACATTGAAAGGGTGCGGACACTCTGCACAAGTAGACGATCTGCCACAACTATTGCAAGCGATTACATCATTCGTATCGAAACAGGAGGAACAGTACAAATGAGATTAGAAGGGAAAATTGCTATCATTACCGGTGCGGCTAATGGACTTGGTTTTGAAGCTGCACGACTATTTCTAAAAGAGGGGGCAAAGGTGGCCCTTGTGGATTATGACGCAACCACAGGGGAACAAAGGGCGGCGGAACTTCAAACGGAAGGGGAGACGGCATTCTATCAAGTGGATGTAGCCAATCAGGAAAAGGTTGTGGAGATGGTCTCCATGGTAAAAGAAAGATTTGGCAAGATTGATATATTAATTAACAATGCAGGCATTACAAAAGATAATATGCTTTTGAAAATGAGCGGAGAAGACTTCCAAAAGGTAATGGATGTCAATGTCAACGGCGTCTTTAATTGTACACAGGCAGTGGTCCCACATATGTTGGAAAATGGAAAAGGGAAAATTATCAACACTTCTTCTGTGAGCGGTGTTTATGGTAATGTCGGTCAGACGAATTACGCGGCATCCAAAGCAGCAGTGGTGGGAATGACAAAGTCGTGGGCAAAGGAATTTGGCAGGAAAAATATTAATGTCAATGCCGTAGCCCCGGGCTTTGTGGATACAAATATGGTAGCCACTGTACCGGAGAAGGTGATACAAGGGTTGCTGCAGGTCATACCCCTGCAGAGGCTTGGTACGCCGGGTGATATTGCGAATGCGTATCTGTATCTTGCATCAGATGAGTCGGATTATGTGAATGGAACGGTGTTGCATGTGGATGGCGGCATCATGATGTAAAACCTTAAAACCCTCTACAGACTAGGTACTGATATGGTAACTAGTCAGCTTGTAGATAAAGTTAATTAATTTTCAAAGATGTACAAATAACCATGTTGATCGTAGTGAAAGGCCCGCAGAAAGCGAAGCGCCTGTAACGGAGATTAACCGCCATATGCAATTCTAAATATATCTAGGGAACAGTTGAGACTAGGTACCGAAATGGTACCTAGTCTTTTAGTATATACTTTTAAAAGTTTTGACGAAAAAAGTAACGAACCACTTCAAAGCATATTCATTCTTGCCAAGACTCACACCCACGCCGTATGATGAACTCAGGATAAATAGTCAAATTT is part of the Sutcliffiella sp. FSL R7-0096 genome and harbors:
- a CDS encoding 3-oxoacyl-ACP synthase, with amino-acid sequence MTNIGIVSVGTFIPENFMTSKEIAEKSGIPIEVVEGKLGIKSKPVASSGDHTCEMGIKAALIALEKGDVAPEEIDLIIYIGEEHKEYPLWTAALYMQKQLGAVNAVGFDMALRCGTTIMGMKLAKDMMVADESLRTVLLAGGYRNEDFIDYTNPRTRFMYNLGSGGGAILLKKNYGKNAVLSSHLITDGSFSEDVVVVAGGTKYPISAEALELKKNTLDVLDPEGMKSRLEEKSMNNFLKVIRESLSKSGFTQENVDYLGILHMKKSAHDYVLQELGLTEHQSIYLENYGHIGQIDQILSLELALQQDRIKDGDIIVLVSAGIGYAWGATTIQWGKP
- a CDS encoding alpha/beta hydrolase, with protein sequence MIVQKKVKLPNGETYGYREREGAGETIVLIHGNMTSSKHWDLLMENIDSSFHLVAVDMRGFGESTYNEKIYSIKDLATDIKLFVNELALSGFTIAGWSTGGAVAMQFISDHPGYAEKLILLASASTRGYPMFETGESGQPDFDKRLSSYDQVLEDKTRTITISKAYESRNKDVLRMIWDYAIYHDNKPEAARYEAYLEDMLTQRNYPEILHALNTFNISTQHNGLKEGTGEAKNINIPVLVLAGEKDLVISEQMANEIVEDLGEVAKLVTLKGCGHSAQVDDLPQLLQAITSFVSKQEEQYK
- the fabG gene encoding 3-oxoacyl-ACP reductase FabG, yielding MRLEGKIAIITGAANGLGFEAARLFLKEGAKVALVDYDATTGEQRAAELQTEGETAFYQVDVANQEKVVEMVSMVKERFGKIDILINNAGITKDNMLLKMSGEDFQKVMDVNVNGVFNCTQAVVPHMLENGKGKIINTSSVSGVYGNVGQTNYAASKAAVVGMTKSWAKEFGRKNINVNAVAPGFVDTNMVATVPEKVIQGLLQVIPLQRLGTPGDIANAYLYLASDESDYVNGTVLHVDGGIMM